A single Candidatus Amarolinea dominans DNA region contains:
- a CDS encoding AAA family ATPase yields MTVEAIRLQNFMAFANTGWIDLRPITLLFGRNSSGKSALIRALLLLRQSLGPGEKGTPFLFEDLYGVDLGGFKEAVHNGQTEKHIWFHFRCSSSEIQDMLAKPGFAGVGANQTAAIEVALGYAAYRETREKIDPTRIELADLQLRLTVADQDEQQLLFQAGLLEPEDAALFDGERWYVEGLLAHRGEPGAWKGFGCELGWGFLDLKFIQPQTDDRGNYNFLSELFRMLKGEIAGFLDGIVHLGPIRPEPQRRYSFDRATAFEWRSRDWTAFLDFIGGKLRQEQIDEIGFWLERLQLAKRPDSHLASEIGALVAEFEVGVIENDQSPPRPLSAMGFGTSQVLPVIVQCVTAKPGSLVIVEQPELHLHPSAQARLGDMFINSILGEALPMWRQEVEKALREHRQPPEIPRATNKLPPPGPRLLIETHSEHLLLRFRRRIAETFAYELKRIKANEHPQTGQELLDWPLNTDDLCFHFIYRDSIDSKVVQIGINEQGELDSSKAPSLFDDFFADDLIELAALVSALP; encoded by the coding sequence ATGACCGTCGAAGCAATCCGTCTCCAAAATTTCATGGCCTTCGCGAACACCGGTTGGATCGACCTGCGGCCGATCACGCTGCTGTTTGGGCGCAATTCGTCTGGCAAAAGTGCGCTCATCCGCGCTTTACTGCTGCTCAGGCAGAGCCTTGGCCCTGGCGAGAAGGGAACGCCATTTCTGTTCGAAGACCTGTACGGCGTCGATCTGGGTGGGTTCAAGGAAGCAGTGCACAACGGGCAAACCGAGAAGCATATCTGGTTTCATTTCCGCTGCTCCAGTTCCGAAATTCAGGACATGCTTGCCAAACCTGGATTCGCAGGCGTGGGGGCAAACCAAACAGCAGCGATCGAGGTTGCATTGGGGTATGCAGCATATCGCGAAACACGCGAGAAGATTGACCCCACTCGTATCGAGCTGGCTGACCTGCAACTCCGCTTGACGGTTGCTGATCAAGATGAACAGCAGTTGCTCTTTCAAGCAGGCTTGCTTGAGCCAGAAGATGCCGCTCTCTTCGACGGCGAACGTTGGTACGTCGAGGGTCTTCTCGCCCACCGTGGGGAACCTGGCGCTTGGAAGGGTTTTGGCTGCGAACTCGGTTGGGGGTTTCTCGACCTGAAGTTCATCCAGCCTCAAACCGATGATCGAGGCAACTATAACTTCCTGAGCGAACTGTTCCGCATGCTCAAAGGCGAGATTGCTGGTTTTCTGGACGGGATCGTTCATTTGGGGCCAATTCGTCCTGAACCGCAACGCCGCTATTCTTTCGACCGCGCGACTGCCTTCGAGTGGAGATCACGCGACTGGACGGCGTTTCTTGACTTCATTGGCGGCAAGCTGCGGCAGGAGCAAATCGACGAAATCGGTTTTTGGCTCGAGCGACTGCAGTTAGCAAAGCGCCCTGATTCGCATCTGGCCTCGGAAATCGGGGCGCTGGTTGCGGAATTCGAGGTCGGCGTGATTGAGAATGATCAATCGCCGCCTCGTCCCTTGAGCGCGATGGGGTTCGGCACTTCGCAGGTGCTGCCTGTGATTGTGCAGTGTGTGACTGCGAAGCCCGGTTCTCTAGTGATTGTTGAGCAACCGGAGTTGCATCTGCATCCATCTGCTCAAGCCAGACTCGGAGATATGTTTATCAACTCGATTCTTGGCGAAGCACTTCCTATGTGGCGCCAGGAGGTCGAGAAAGCGTTGCGGGAGCACCGCCAGCCTCCCGAAATTCCTAGAGCGACCAATAAACTGCCTCCACCAGGGCCACGTCTGCTAATCGAAACCCATAGTGAACACCTCTTGTTGCGCTTTCGCCGGCGAATCGCCGAGACTTTCGCCTATGAGCTCAAACGCATTAAGGCAAATGAGCATCCTCAGACGGGACAAGAGTTGCTTGACTGGCCACTGAACACAGATGATCTATGTTTTCATTTCATCTATCGGGACAGTATTGACAGCAAGGTCGTTCAGATCGGCATCAACGAACAGGGAGAACTTGATTCAAGCAAAGCACCATCTCTTTTCGATGACTTCTTTGCCGATGACTTGATCGAGCTAGCTGCTTTGGTGAGTGCATTACCATAG
- a CDS encoding DUF433 domain-containing protein, producing MTIVLNSSHVQQNFGATMGRATLGDDVVIERYGMPRVAIIAYQCYQRLLEAERRRWPEPAAPVAESTPAQADRATYRYITCVPGIWGGRPIIQGTRTPVKAIIGYHKLGLSADDILTGLPNLTLDRPGEESRGLPLLTKIRKP from the coding sequence GTGACCATCGTACTCAATTCCAGTCACGTGCAGCAGAATTTCGGCGCGACGATGGGCCGCGCCACCCTCGGTGATGATGTGGTGATCGAACGCTACGGAATGCCGCGCGTGGCGATAATCGCCTACCAGTGCTACCAGCGCCTGCTGGAGGCGGAGCGCCGGCGCTGGCCTGAGCCAGCAGCCCCGGTCGCAGAGTCCACTCCGGCCCAGGCCGATCGGGCGACATACCGGTACATTACTTGCGTGCCCGGGATTTGGGGCGGACGACCGATCATTCAAGGCACTCGCACACCGGTCAAGGCGATCATTGGCTATCACAAGCTGGGACTCAGCGCGGATGACATCCTGACCGGCCTGCCGAACCTGACGTTGGACCGTCCAGGTGAGGAGTCGAGAGGCCTGCCATTGCTGACAAAAATCAGGAAGCCGTAA
- a CDS encoding DUF433 domain-containing protein — protein sequence MEAAADSSDLAEYRHITRVPGVCGGRPIIQGTRTPVKAIVGYHKLGLSADDILAGLPHLTPAQVYEALSYYHDHQAEIEQEIAEDQLVPLSQQYGLQVAADGRVLSVGQAQDA from the coding sequence ATGGAAGCAGCCGCAGATTCATCCGACCTGGCTGAATACCGGCATATCACCCGTGTGCCGGGAGTCTGCGGCGGTCGGCCGATCATTCAAGGTACCCGCACACCGGTCAAGGCGATCGTTGGCTATCACAAGCTGGGACTCAGCGCGGATGACATTCTGGCCGGCTTACCGCACCTGACGCCGGCCCAGGTGTACGAAGCGCTCAGCTATTACCATGACCACCAGGCGGAGATCGAACAGGAGATCGCAGAGGATCAACTGGTCCCTCTCAGTCAGCAGTATGGCCTGCAGGTCGCGGCGGACGGTCGCGTTCTGAGCGTTGGGCAGGCGCAGGATGCCTGA
- a CDS encoding DUF5615 family PIN-like protein: MPEEPTLFARLYLDEDVHKGVAAALRLRYFDAVSVHETGAWGLTDAEQLALAADQQRALFTFNTVDFLLLHRAWLATGRIHWGIIVCEQLLPGETIRRLLHLLNRVTADEMRNQVYWLPG; the protein is encoded by the coding sequence ATGCCTGAGGAGCCAACGCTGTTTGCACGCCTGTACCTTGATGAAGATGTACACAAGGGTGTGGCTGCGGCTTTGCGGCTGCGGTATTTCGATGCGGTGAGCGTGCATGAAACCGGGGCGTGGGGTCTGACCGATGCTGAACAACTGGCGTTGGCGGCCGATCAACAGCGCGCCCTTTTCACCTTCAACACGGTTGATTTTCTCCTGCTGCACCGGGCCTGGCTGGCGACCGGCCGCATCCACTGGGGGATCATCGTTTGCGAGCAGTTACTGCCGGGCGAGACGATCCGCCGCCTGCTACACCTGCTGAACCGCGTGACGGCGGACGAAATGCGCAACCAGGTTTACTGGCTACCGGGGTAA
- a CDS encoding type II toxin-antitoxin system Phd/YefM family antitoxin produces MVIQLQSSQVQQNFGAAVERALHDADVVVERYGTPRVAIIEYGRYQRLVGAERELLRTRLQLASAAAAARAASLSEAEISALIERARTEVAADEGGAT; encoded by the coding sequence GTGGTGATCCAATTGCAGTCCAGCCAGGTGCAACAAAATTTCGGTGCGGCGGTGGAGCGGGCGTTGCACGATGCCGATGTCGTGGTGGAACGCTACGGTACGCCGCGTGTGGCGATCATCGAGTATGGGCGCTATCAGCGCTTGGTGGGGGCGGAACGAGAACTCCTGCGCACGCGCTTGCAGCTGGCGTCGGCCGCGGCCGCGGCACGCGCCGCCAGCTTAAGCGAGGCGGAGATCTCCGCCTTGATCGAACGCGCCCGCACGGAAGTCGCCGCTGACGAGGGCGGGGCTACATGA
- a CDS encoding putative toxin-antitoxin system toxin component, PIN family: protein MIRVVIDTGVFIRYLIKPSAAIKELIEVRWLNDEIALVSAPELMAELTGVLKRDYIRKLIQPENTEALLEIIYRKVELLPALGEVPVYSRDPKDDKFIACALAAGVPDVITVDEDLLILAEVGGARLLTPYQFLARFRK, encoded by the coding sequence ATGATCCGCGTCGTCATTGATACCGGTGTCTTCATCCGCTATCTTATCAAGCCGAGCGCGGCGATCAAGGAATTGATCGAAGTCCGCTGGCTGAACGACGAGATCGCGTTGGTCTCTGCGCCGGAGTTGATGGCCGAGCTAACCGGTGTGCTGAAACGGGACTATATCCGCAAGCTCATTCAGCCAGAGAATACCGAAGCGCTTCTGGAAATCATCTATCGCAAAGTGGAACTGCTGCCGGCGCTGGGAGAAGTCCCTGTTTACAGCCGGGATCCGAAAGATGATAAGTTCATCGCCTGTGCATTGGCGGCGGGGGTCCCCGATGTGATTACGGTGGATGAGGATCTGCTGATTCTCGCCGAGGTGGGCGGAGCGCGCCTGTTGACGCCCTATCAGTTCCTGGCCCGCTTTCGGAAGTAA
- the cas6 gene encoding CRISPR system precrRNA processing endoribonuclease RAMP protein Cas6, which yields MLIAIVLKLTADRNLALPPHLGRANYAATLRRLEQVEPGLGDVAHAGEGPKPLTCSSLLNHLPRGGQSLIRAGEEVQVRITGLEARISQALARGLLEQPPATWELDGEVFQVTGVVCDERQHSWTGQATYQELLSTYVHRADEASAQVQLEFGSPTAFSSKGLTMPAPLPYLVFGSLADRWNAFSPVPLASDTRQFVEENVALSRFDLHTRPVQTKNSGLYIGAEGMAQYTAVRRDRYWLVALNVLADFALFSGVGTQTTIGMGQARRRWPES from the coding sequence ATGCTCATTGCCATTGTACTCAAACTCACCGCTGATCGCAACCTGGCGCTGCCGCCGCACTTGGGGCGGGCGAATTATGCGGCGACGCTGCGCCGGCTGGAGCAGGTGGAGCCGGGGCTGGGTGATGTGGCGCACGCGGGCGAGGGGCCGAAGCCGTTGACCTGTTCGTCACTGCTGAATCATCTGCCGCGCGGAGGACAGTCGCTGATCCGCGCCGGCGAAGAGGTGCAGGTGCGCATCACCGGGCTGGAGGCGCGTATCAGCCAGGCGCTGGCCCGCGGTCTGCTGGAGCAGCCGCCCGCAACCTGGGAACTGGACGGCGAGGTCTTCCAGGTGACGGGGGTGGTGTGCGACGAACGCCAGCACAGCTGGACCGGGCAAGCCACTTACCAGGAACTGCTCAGCACCTATGTGCATAGGGCGGACGAGGCGTCGGCCCAGGTGCAGTTGGAGTTCGGCAGCCCGACGGCCTTTTCGTCCAAGGGGCTGACCATGCCGGCGCCGCTGCCCTACCTGGTCTTTGGCAGCCTGGCGGACCGTTGGAACGCGTTCAGCCCGGTTCCGCTGGCGTCCGACACGCGCCAGTTCGTGGAAGAAAACGTCGCGCTCAGCCGCTTCGATCTGCACACACGGCCGGTGCAGACCAAGAACAGCGGTCTTTACATCGGCGCGGAAGGCATGGCCCAGTACACGGCCGTGCGCAGGGATCGCTACTGGCTGGTGGCGCTCAATGTGCTGGCCGATTTTGCCCTCTTCAGCGGCGTGGGCACGCAAACCACCATCGGCATGGGTCAGGCGCGGCGCCGCTGGCCTGAATCGTAA
- a CDS encoding zinc ribbon domain-containing protein, which translates to MRSCSACQYENPDDALFCAKCQTALNASPPAPSGGGVHVGGDAGVVRVHDESQTVNNITISIAPQKLADLMRVSGQEAGAADETERLALSGGALAAETRLALSEFEVGADEQEMVLRVFAAPPGLDAARAALSRRLLVLTAAPGSGCYTAALALALQLRDQQARHGPAPRIYALPQRLVVSTRSLLNGEQAANTILVVYDQGEPANAVVRELSEERQQPSVTRIRATLTQVKSTLILVCSQTSPLIANASVRRALQEAGALVEIGMPPPGQVLERHVTWAAGDETWQQLTAGLRERVEWLAQRLRLPRRIAKFAQFYARSLAEQCRPDDVEANWRLAERLAATALDVRAEARSLFKGLTDDRLRWLAVTLCLFHDARLTDFWRLYELLSAHGRALQENRRPLPAAEQPAATAGAAPAPLPSLFADNDADLLLAVHGEVVTVEERLETGVAQVRRVRFEDAELQSAMLGFLQENHHALLLGLAPLLETLVKEGNLEVRIAAARALGAIGTLDFGRLLQPLLERWRDSDAAFVRATVGYTLDAVLAEGGASAEALQLLHTWVETRPAGGDRWKRQWTVAAALKIIGQQRIDLALAEMKRLGLAFHLVNDRQAVGQVLPAFSFTLVVLSLQGHVRPVLRVLTAWMHEPQLPSHTLRLTAALVWAQVMDVYNDLAQAERQRATGGPYHEMVRLALAGEETSLLVDSVTQAFLGWCDIWQQDQRQYRVVLDILQMWAEDAAGSTPARAAVQQLIAQVWRRLAQGSIHDAPRFFEAGLRRWRADRRRHPGAAALAVALLAREVSKD; encoded by the coding sequence ATGCGCTCTTGCTCTGCCTGTCAGTATGAAAATCCGGATGATGCCCTCTTTTGCGCCAAATGCCAGACCGCGCTGAACGCGTCGCCGCCCGCGCCGTCAGGGGGCGGCGTTCACGTGGGCGGCGACGCGGGCGTGGTGCGCGTGCATGACGAATCGCAGACCGTGAACAACATCACGATCAGCATTGCGCCGCAAAAGCTGGCCGATCTGATGCGCGTCAGCGGGCAGGAGGCGGGCGCAGCCGATGAGACTGAACGCCTGGCGCTGAGCGGCGGCGCACTGGCGGCCGAAACCAGGCTTGCTCTGAGCGAGTTCGAGGTGGGCGCGGATGAGCAGGAGATGGTGCTGCGGGTGTTCGCGGCGCCGCCCGGCCTGGACGCAGCCCGCGCGGCGCTGAGCCGGCGCCTGCTGGTGCTGACAGCCGCGCCGGGCAGCGGCTGTTACACCGCCGCGCTGGCGCTGGCCCTGCAGTTGCGCGATCAACAGGCCCGGCATGGCCCCGCGCCGCGCATCTACGCGCTGCCCCAACGCCTGGTCGTTTCCACACGCAGCCTGTTGAACGGCGAACAGGCGGCCAATACGATCCTGGTGGTTTATGACCAGGGCGAGCCGGCCAACGCGGTGGTGCGTGAACTGAGCGAGGAGCGCCAGCAGCCGTCGGTGACGCGCATTCGCGCCACGCTGACCCAGGTGAAAAGCACGCTGATCCTGGTGTGCAGCCAGACCTCGCCCCTGATCGCCAATGCGAGTGTGCGCCGTGCGCTGCAGGAGGCCGGCGCCCTGGTGGAAATCGGCATGCCGCCGCCGGGCCAGGTGCTGGAGCGCCATGTCACCTGGGCGGCCGGCGATGAGACCTGGCAGCAGTTGACCGCGGGCCTGCGGGAGCGGGTGGAATGGCTGGCGCAGCGCTTGCGCCTGCCGCGGCGCATTGCCAAGTTCGCCCAGTTCTATGCGCGCAGCCTGGCCGAGCAGTGCCGGCCGGACGATGTGGAGGCGAACTGGCGCCTGGCCGAGCGCCTGGCCGCGACCGCGCTCGATGTGCGCGCTGAGGCGCGCAGCCTGTTCAAAGGGCTGACCGATGATCGCCTGCGTTGGCTGGCCGTCACCCTCTGCCTGTTTCACGACGCCCGCTTGACCGATTTCTGGCGGCTGTACGAGCTGCTCAGCGCGCATGGCCGGGCGCTGCAGGAAAACCGCCGACCGCTGCCGGCGGCCGAACAGCCGGCCGCAACCGCCGGCGCCGCGCCGGCGCCTCTGCCCAGCCTGTTTGCCGACAACGACGCGGACCTGCTGCTGGCCGTGCATGGCGAGGTGGTGACGGTGGAGGAGCGCCTGGAAACGGGCGTGGCGCAGGTGCGCCGCGTGCGTTTCGAGGACGCCGAGCTGCAGAGCGCCATGCTGGGCTTTTTGCAGGAAAACCATCACGCCCTGCTGCTGGGCCTGGCGCCGCTGCTGGAGACGTTGGTCAAGGAGGGCAATCTGGAGGTGCGCATCGCGGCGGCGCGTGCGCTTGGTGCGATCGGCACGCTGGACTTTGGCCGCCTGCTGCAGCCGCTGCTCGAACGCTGGCGTGACAGCGATGCCGCGTTCGTGCGCGCGACGGTGGGCTATACCCTGGATGCCGTGCTGGCGGAAGGGGGCGCGAGCGCTGAGGCGCTGCAATTGCTGCACACCTGGGTGGAGACGCGGCCCGCGGGCGGCGATCGTTGGAAGCGGCAATGGACTGTGGCGGCTGCGCTCAAAATTATCGGCCAGCAGCGCATTGACCTGGCGCTGGCGGAGATGAAGCGCCTGGGCCTGGCCTTTCACCTGGTCAACGACCGCCAGGCGGTGGGCCAGGTGCTGCCAGCCTTCAGCTTTACGCTGGTGGTGCTCAGCCTGCAGGGGCATGTGCGGCCGGTGTTGCGTGTACTGACCGCGTGGATGCATGAGCCGCAACTGCCCAGCCACACGCTGCGCCTGACCGCGGCGCTGGTCTGGGCGCAGGTGATGGACGTTTACAATGACCTGGCGCAAGCCGAACGCCAGCGTGCCACGGGCGGCCCGTATCATGAGATGGTGCGCCTGGCGCTGGCGGGCGAGGAAACGAGTCTGTTGGTGGACAGCGTGACGCAGGCGTTTTTGGGCTGGTGCGACATCTGGCAGCAGGATCAACGGCAATACCGCGTGGTGCTCGACATCCTGCAGATGTGGGCGGAGGATGCGGCCGGCAGTACACCGGCGCGTGCGGCCGTCCAGCAGTTGATCGCGCAGGTCTGGCGACGCCTGGCGCAGGGGTCAATCCACGACGCGCCGCGTTTTTTCGAGGCTGGCCTGAGGCGCTGGCGCGCCGATCGCCGCCGTCACCCTGGCGCGGCCGCGCTGGCGGTTGCATTGTTGGCGCGTGAGGTGAGCAAGGACTGA
- a CDS encoding zinc-ribbon domain-containing protein, producing the protein MATTIVCPSCRRNIPADAKFCPYCRASLATASLMCASCQKAIPADANFCPFCRTPVAGRRPPIQEHRWARGADDFATRVDVQDVPGFFSKSLVVEPGVRALILEDGVAARGELSAGRYTLHTFLGTLHWPGAPNRFTAILVDAGDVSLTFELSGLYTRDPIPVALTATVLLRLTDAQAFLINVLKGQVQMGTASLRDLLTGEVAEAGRAVLATCAAADLTGAHDPRNRLESEIGTRLALPLARWGLSFVSLRTADYHSERLEGVRQLQGEYWLLVSEAEAKLHGRQRLADVLSAHEVQDVAEEVRKVALHRERVRVWAQLREVLLSDRMDEIHNAEALAAVVAEVDRTHALRQHEVDTLKQLLAEQGADRQATRAHLLARVELERQREVRLGELALRKDVEQEELARNQEIESRRLEGMMALETRRWQAELERRTQETAAQRAQQAAADMAQRQRTLQDALNELEVAKAKAKTQAEIDRIEREEDRLDMELGALSLERMHAVRRKEDAERMRMELERKAAEIQQEMGRAAAEMERRLREEAERHRLEMERKRHELEQERQRQEFELTRTRTLAEQGVAGLMTLATTPEQARLLKDVALLAQARDLSPAQLEMVMAALSPDLARALAEKFKAQAAVSTQAGQAQPVYERLLTEMKAMGAEQAALQERYAERMQGMYDKGMDTTLGTAQANAGRVEPPAPPVILPPAPIPPATARRGRRRPAAARVQADDEALAGDDDNGDEAADGADHEDAADDAAGAEGRVTCPRCQQQTPTGRRFCMHCGEDL; encoded by the coding sequence ATGGCTACTACGATTGTGTGTCCGTCATGCCGGCGAAACATTCCGGCCGACGCGAAGTTTTGTCCCTATTGCCGCGCCAGCCTGGCGACGGCGTCGTTGATGTGTGCGTCGTGCCAGAAGGCGATTCCGGCCGATGCGAATTTTTGCCCGTTTTGCCGTACGCCGGTGGCCGGCCGGCGACCGCCGATCCAGGAACACCGCTGGGCACGCGGTGCGGATGATTTTGCGACGCGGGTGGATGTGCAGGACGTGCCCGGCTTTTTCAGCAAGTCGCTGGTGGTGGAGCCAGGGGTGCGTGCGTTGATCCTGGAGGATGGCGTGGCCGCGCGCGGGGAACTGAGCGCCGGGCGCTATACCCTGCACACGTTCCTGGGCACGCTGCATTGGCCGGGCGCGCCCAACCGTTTCACGGCCATTTTGGTGGACGCCGGCGATGTGTCGCTGACCTTCGAGTTGAGCGGTCTGTACACTCGCGATCCAATCCCGGTGGCGTTGACCGCGACGGTGCTGCTGCGGTTGACCGATGCCCAGGCTTTTCTGATCAATGTTCTCAAGGGACAGGTGCAGATGGGGACGGCCAGCCTGCGTGATCTGTTGACGGGCGAGGTGGCGGAGGCCGGCCGCGCGGTGCTGGCGACGTGCGCCGCGGCCGATCTGACCGGCGCGCATGATCCGCGCAACCGCCTGGAGAGTGAGATCGGCACGCGGTTGGCGCTGCCGCTGGCACGCTGGGGACTGTCGTTCGTGAGTCTGCGCACGGCCGATTATCACAGTGAGCGGTTGGAAGGGGTGCGCCAACTGCAGGGGGAATACTGGTTGCTGGTCAGCGAGGCCGAGGCGAAGCTGCACGGCCGCCAGCGCCTGGCCGATGTGCTTTCGGCGCATGAGGTGCAGGATGTGGCCGAGGAGGTGCGCAAGGTGGCCCTGCACCGTGAGCGCGTGCGGGTGTGGGCGCAGTTGCGCGAGGTGCTGCTTTCGGACCGCATGGATGAGATTCACAACGCCGAGGCGCTGGCCGCGGTGGTGGCTGAGGTGGATCGCACGCACGCGCTGCGCCAGCACGAGGTTGACACGCTGAAGCAGTTGCTGGCCGAGCAGGGTGCGGACCGCCAGGCGACGCGCGCGCATCTGCTGGCGCGGGTGGAACTGGAACGCCAGCGCGAGGTGCGCCTGGGTGAATTGGCGCTGCGTAAGGATGTCGAGCAAGAGGAACTGGCGCGCAATCAGGAGATCGAAAGCCGGCGCCTGGAAGGGATGATGGCGCTGGAGACGCGGCGCTGGCAGGCTGAACTGGAACGCCGCACGCAGGAGACCGCGGCGCAGCGCGCACAGCAGGCCGCGGCGGATATGGCGCAGCGCCAGCGCACGTTGCAGGATGCCTTGAACGAACTGGAGGTGGCCAAGGCCAAGGCCAAGACTCAGGCGGAGATTGATCGCATCGAACGCGAGGAGGACCGCCTGGACATGGAACTGGGCGCGCTGAGCCTGGAGCGCATGCACGCGGTGCGGCGCAAGGAGGATGCCGAGCGGATGCGCATGGAGTTGGAGCGCAAGGCGGCCGAAATTCAACAGGAGATGGGCCGCGCCGCGGCGGAGATGGAGCGGCGGCTGCGTGAGGAAGCAGAGCGCCATCGCCTGGAAATGGAACGCAAGCGGCATGAGCTGGAGCAGGAACGCCAGCGCCAGGAGTTCGAGCTGACGCGCACGCGCACGCTGGCCGAGCAGGGGGTGGCCGGTCTGATGACGCTGGCGACGACGCCGGAGCAGGCGCGGCTGTTGAAGGATGTGGCCTTGCTGGCGCAGGCGCGCGATCTGTCGCCAGCGCAGTTGGAAATGGTGATGGCCGCGCTCTCGCCTGACCTGGCGCGCGCGCTGGCTGAGAAGTTCAAGGCGCAGGCGGCCGTCAGCACGCAGGCAGGCCAGGCGCAGCCGGTGTACGAACGCCTGTTGACCGAGATGAAGGCGATGGGCGCCGAGCAGGCCGCGCTGCAGGAACGCTACGCGGAGCGCATGCAGGGGATGTACGACAAGGGCATGGACACGACGCTGGGCACGGCGCAGGCCAATGCCGGGCGCGTGGAGCCGCCCGCGCCGCCGGTGATTCTGCCGCCCGCGCCCATCCCGCCGGCGACCGCGCGGCGCGGACGCCGTCGGCCGGCGGCCGCGCGCGTGCAGGCTGACGATGAGGCGCTGGCGGGTGATGATGATAATGGTGATGAAGCCGCGGATGGCGCTGATCATGAGGACGCAGCGGATGATGCGGCCGGCGCTGAAGGTCGGGTGACCTGCCCGCGCTGTCAGCAGCAAACGCCGACCGGGCGCAGGTTTTGCATGCACTGCGGGGAGGATCTGTAA
- a CDS encoding RNA-directed DNA polymerase yields the protein MFDDLVTARRRQAEGRQAGARAQKPAGVVTTGAGRPGRERAVAPAAVKTPGLEAAFTPESLGRAWLHIKANGGGPGVDGVSLDDFTAHAEAELAALRRDVLGGVYRATPIRTVWVPKRSGEGQRPLAKWTIRDRVAQRALVEYLEPTFEKRFLDCSFGFRPGRGVQDATARILTLRDQGLRWVVDADIKKCFEHIDPGLLQQRLRSELNDPGLLWLLEGWIQVRIMNALVGQRPTAGTSQGGPISPLLANIYLHPLDVKLTQAKLNLVRYADDLVVLCPRRQDAEAALAQVEDGLRELRLELNPKKTRLVSFDEGFQFLGVFFIGNKHHYLGF from the coding sequence GTGTTCGATGACCTGGTGACCGCGCGACGGCGGCAGGCGGAAGGGCGGCAGGCTGGGGCGCGGGCGCAAAAACCGGCGGGCGTGGTCACAACGGGGGCTGGCAGGCCGGGCCGGGAAAGAGCGGTTGCGCCCGCGGCGGTCAAGACGCCGGGGCTGGAGGCGGCCTTTACGCCGGAGAGCCTGGGTCGGGCCTGGCTGCACATCAAGGCCAATGGCGGCGGCCCTGGCGTGGACGGGGTTTCGCTGGATGATTTCACGGCCCATGCCGAGGCGGAACTGGCCGCGCTGCGCCGCGATGTGCTCGGCGGCGTCTACCGCGCCACGCCGATCCGGACGGTGTGGGTGCCGAAGCGCAGCGGGGAGGGGCAGCGTCCGCTGGCGAAATGGACGATTCGCGACCGTGTGGCGCAGCGGGCGCTGGTGGAGTACCTGGAACCGACCTTCGAGAAGCGCTTTCTCGATTGCAGTTTTGGCTTTCGCCCCGGCCGCGGGGTGCAAGACGCCACGGCGCGTATTCTGACGCTGCGCGATCAGGGGCTGCGCTGGGTGGTGGATGCGGATATCAAGAAGTGCTTCGAGCACATTGACCCGGGCCTGCTGCAGCAGCGCTTGCGCAGTGAGTTGAACGATCCCGGCCTGCTGTGGCTGCTGGAGGGGTGGATTCAGGTGCGCATCATGAACGCGCTGGTGGGGCAGCGTCCCACGGCCGGCACGTCGCAGGGGGGGCCGATCTCGCCGCTGCTGGCGAATATCTATCTGCACCCGCTGGATGTGAAGCTGACGCAGGCGAAGCTGAACCTGGTGCGTTATGCCGATGACCTGGTGGTGCTGTGCCCGCGGCGTCAGGATGCCGAGGCGGCGCTGGCGCAGGTGGAAGATGGGCTGCGCGAGCTGCGCCTGGAGTTGAATCCTAAGAAGACGCGGTTGGTGAGCTTCGACGAGGGGTTCCAATTTTTGGGCGTGTTCTTCATCGGCAATAAGCATCATTACCTGGGATTTTGA